CTCTATAGCCTATTAAAGGAAAAGATTTTCCTTTTGTAGATATTATATCTCCTGCAGTAAATGTCCTACCTTTTTTATCTTTTCCGAGCGTTTTTTTAATTATATTTGTTACATCTATATTTGCCTGATACATAAACTGCATACCATCATTGGTGTATGAGCCGTACCATTTTGTATCCGCTTCTTTGGCTGTTAGAGAGTAAATCCTACCGTTTGGTGTTTTAAATTGTATGGTATTAAAATTTTTAATATCTGAGTAATACCTATTCCGCAATACTTTATCGTTATCGTTAAATGAGTTTAGACCCCATTTGTTTGATATTGAACCGGCCCAATAAAGCTTTGCAAATATAACCTTACTTCCATCTATGTTTTGTTGTTCAAATTTGCTCTTATCGCTAAAATCAAGAGTAGCACTTGATGAGTTGGTTATGAAATTTGTATCATTTTTTATAAATTTTATTGTGGTTCGAACCGAATCTAAATCATTGTATACTTTTGGTTCAAAAAAATATTCACCTGCTTCAGGTATAGATATAGTAGCCCCAGTTACTTCCATATCTCCGTATATACTTGGCTTGCTGATGCCTTTTTTTGTTAAGACGTTATCGGTTTTTATATCTCTGTATCCATTCTTGCCAAAGCCGGTATTTTCTTTGATGACATCATGGCTTAAACCGTTTGTGTCTTTGTAAATAGCTCCGAGCAAATTTACGCCAAAAAATACAGCAAAAACACATACGGTAAATTTTAATCTTATCATTGCAAGCCTTTAGGGGACTTAGACCAAGATCGGTCCAAGCTGGTTACTTTTGTATAAAGTTTTCTATCTTTTCCGCTTGCCCATACTGCGGATATACGGCAGCGTCAAGCACTATTTGTGATAATGTCATGTTGTCCATATTACAAACTATGGGGGCTATAAAATTTACAGTTGAGGTTTCAAGAGGTAAAGAAACAACAATGATGTTGTAAATTTTAAGCTCGCTGCTGTCTTTTATCTGCATAAGCTCTTCATAATAAGTAGGAATTTCAAAGTCATAATCCCTAAGAGCAAAAGGGTTTATCATGGTAAAAGAAGTGTTATCGTCCTTACTTTGAAGCTTTACGAAAAATTTATCAAGTTCTATTATCTCCATTGTTTTAATGTGCTCAAAGCCTAATATCGGACTTTTAACGCTAAATGTCATACCTACTCCTTGTTTTTTGATTTATTTGAGTTGACTTTTATTTTACCATGTTTTAGTCTAAGAAAAACAAAAATTTACAAATTTATGCAAAAATAATACCAAAAAATGTAAAATAGCAAAAAATCAAATTTCAAGGAACACTATGCGTAGGATCTTAAATTTTATTATTATTGTCGGTTTTAGCGCGATTTTAAGTGGTTGTGCAGAAAAATACACAGAACTTTATAACCTCACTCCTGATGAGTGGTATGCGCAAATTATCGCTGATATAAAGGATGCTGATTTAGAGAGTGCGGATAAGCACTATGTGTCGATGTCTAGTGAGCACGTAGCAAGCCCACTTTTAGAACAAATGCTTTTGATCCTAGCACAAGCGCATGTTAACGAAGAAGAGTATATACTGGCAAATTACTACCTTGACGAATACATAAAAAGATATGGCGATGGTGCGGCAAAGACGGAATTTGCTCAATACCTTAAGATAAAAGCAAATTTTGACTCATTTTCACAGCCAAATCGCAACCAAAAGCTAATGGAAGATAGCGTGGTTGAGATAGAGAAATTTTTATATATGTATCCAAATACGCAGTATAAGCCGCTTATAGAGACTATGCTTATTAAATTTAAGCTTGCTATCTACTATCTAGACACCCAGATATATGACCTCTATATGCGCACAGGACGTGAAACCTCGGCTGAAATTTATAGACAAAAGATAGAGGCTTCACCGCTAAAAGATGCAAATTTGCTTGAGCCGGTGCTTCCTTGGTATAGAAAAATGTTTGAATAAAATTAGGAGTGATAAATTTGCAAATAAACGATAACAAGACATTACCGGCAAAATTGCCTGTAATTGTAGAAGATGAACTGTTTTTATATCCATTTATGATAACGCCGCTATTTTTAAGTGACGAAGAAAATTTACGTGCACTTGATATTGCGCTAGCTGACGAAACGCCTGTGCTAATAGTTCCTGCAAAACCTCAAAACGACGGAGCTAGGGATTTTGAAAGCGTGTATGACGCAGGAGTTATCGGCACTATCATGAGGCGTGTGCCTTTACCCGATGGTAGAGTAAAGATACTTTTTCAAGGCATGGAAAAGGGTCGCATACTACACGTTATAAATGAAAATCCTCTTGAGGCAATGGTTGATGCGCTACATGTAG
This is a stretch of genomic DNA from Campylobacter sp. RM6914. It encodes these proteins:
- a CDS encoding outer membrane protein assembly factor BamD, whose protein sequence is MRRILNFIIIVGFSAILSGCAEKYTELYNLTPDEWYAQIIADIKDADLESADKHYVSMSSEHVASPLLEQMLLILAQAHVNEEEYILANYYLDEYIKRYGDGAAKTEFAQYLKIKANFDSFSQPNRNQKLMEDSVVEIEKFLYMYPNTQYKPLIETMLIKFKLAIYYLDTQIYDLYMRTGRETSAEIYRQKIEASPLKDANLLEPVLPWYRKMFE
- the fliW gene encoding flagellar assembly protein FliW, which translates into the protein MTFSVKSPILGFEHIKTMEIIELDKFFVKLQSKDDNTSFTMINPFALRDYDFEIPTYYEELMQIKDSSELKIYNIIVVSLPLETSTVNFIAPIVCNMDNMTLSQIVLDAAVYPQYGQAEKIENFIQK